One Phaseolus vulgaris cultivar G19833 chromosome 11, P. vulgaris v2.0, whole genome shotgun sequence genomic window carries:
- the LOC137828639 gene encoding beta-glucosidase 13-like — protein sequence MMKDIGFNAYRFSISWTRILPRGNLKGGVNREGIAYYNNLIKDLIANGQQPFITLFHSDFPQALEDEYGGFLNPRIVQDFADYAEVCFREFGDRVKHWITLNEPVFYSTEGYGNGGSPPNRCSKWVANCTAGDSSTEPYVVTHHLILSHAAAVKVYREKFQVSQKGQIGITLNSAWVLPLSQSKEDIEAAYRGLAFMYDWFMEPLYSGTYPAIMVKNVGERLPKFTRSEFFMVKGSFDFIGVNYYTSTYATSAPCPRERPTFFTDPCVRFTTLRNGVLIGPKAASDWLYVYPPGIQGLLEYTKAKFNNPVIYITENGIDEVNDGKIQLNDITRIDYISHHILYLHRAIMNGVRVKGYFAWSFLDNFEWTAGYTLRFGLVYVDYKNGLKRYRKRSALWFKIFLHQ from the exons ATGATGAAGGATATTGGATTCAATGCCTACAGGTTCTCCATCTCTTGGACAAGAATACTACCTC GAGGAAACCTGAAGGGAGGAGTTAACAGAGAAGGCATTGCATATTACAATAATCTCATAAAGGATCTCATAGCAAATG GACAACAACCTTTTATAACTCTATTTCACTCTGATTTCCCTCAAGCTCTTGAAGATGAATATGGTGGTTTTCTAAATCCCAGAATTGT TCAGGATTTTGCAGATTATGCAGAAGTATGCTTCAGGGAATTTGGTGACAGGGTTAAGCACTGGATTACACTAAATGAGCCAGTTTTCTATAGCACTGAAGGTTATGGAAATGGTGGATCCCCACCCAATAGATGCTCCAAGTGGGTTGCTAACTGCACGGCTGGTGATTCTTCCACTGAGCCCTATGTGGTTACGCACCACCTCATTCTTTCTCATGCTGCAGCAGTAAAAGTTTACAGGGAGAAGTTCCAG GTTTCTCAGAAGGGTCAAATTGGGATAACATTGAATTCTGCTTGGGTTTTGCCACTTTCTCAATCAAAAGAGGACATAGAAGCTGCATATAGAGGTCTTGCTTTTATGTATGACTG GTTTATGGAACCACTTTACTCCGGCACATATCCTGCTATAATGGTAAAAAATGTTGGAGAACGTTTGCCAAAATTTACCAGAAGCGAATTTTTTATGGTTAAAGGGTCCTTTGATTTCATAGGGGTAAATTATTACACTTCAACTTATGCAACTAGTGCTCCTTGCCCACGTGAAAGACCAACTTTCTTCACAGATCCTTGTGTTAGATTTACCA CTCTAAGAAATGGAGTTCTCATTGGTCCAAAG GCAGCCTCAGACTGGCTCTATGTCTATCCACCAGGAATTCAAGGTCTACTAGAATACACTAAGGCGAAATTTAACAACCCTGTTATTTACATAACAGAAAATG GAATTGATGAGGTTAATGATGGAAAAATTCAGCTTAATGACATAACAAGGATAGATTACATCAGTCACCACATTTTGTACCTTCATAGGGCCATAAT GAATGGAGTGAGGGTGAAAGGATACTTTGCATGGTCATTTTTGGACAATTTTGAATGGACTGCTGGCTACACTCTTCGGTTTGGACTGGTGTATGTTGATTACAAGAATGGACTCAAAAGATACCGTAAAAGATCAGCTTTGTGGTTCAAAATATTTCTTCACCAATGA
- the LOC137824684 gene encoding O-fucosyltransferase 20-like: MAKSKNNAKKLSYISVPSQIINSISSSSLQSLLESPKKCARHSKFFAFVKWGRPRLFLFTLSLLAFFAMLKLGLNLDTPFPPFPCATSVGLSKSLPGVASGKVGVSDGGDDTVSEPLIASVQLHAQVPSGVERDGEVEKSEFWKQPDGLGYKPCLGFSREYRSQSQGVVKNRRRYLMVVVSGGMNQQRNQIVDAVVIARILGAALVVPILQVNVIWEDESEFADIFDLEHFKSVLANDVRVVSSLPSTHLMTRPVEGSPPPHATPSWIRSHYLRRFNREGVLLLRGLDSRLTKDLPPDLQKLRCKVAFHGLRFAKPVRELGDNIAERMKSKGPYLALHLRMEKDVWVRTGCLPGLSPEYDEIVNNERIHRPELLTAKSNMTYHERKLAGLCPLNAVEVTRLLKALGAPKSARIYWAGGQPLGGKEALEPLINEFPYLYSKEDLALPGELEPFANKASLMAAIDYIVSEKSDVFMPSHGGNMGHAIQGHRAYAGHKKYITPNKRQMLPYFLNSTLPEEEFNSIIKELHQDSLGQPELRTSKVARDVTKYPVPDCMCNDS, encoded by the exons ATGGCAAAGTCCAAGAACAATGCCAAGAAGTTGTCATACATTTCAGTTCCTTCTCAGATCATCAACTCCATATCGTCTTCTTCTCTTCAATCCTTGCTTGAATCTCCCAAGAAATGTGCAAGACATTCCAAATTCTTCGCCTTTGTCAAGTGGGGTAGGCCAAGATTGTTCCTTTTTACTCTCTCTCTCCTTGCCTTCTTCGCCATGCTCAAGTTGGGCTTGAATCTGGACACCCCTTTTCCTCCCTTCCCCTGTGCAACCTCAGTAGGCCTCTCAAAATCCCTGCCCGGAGTTGCATCAGGGAAGGTTGGTGTTTCGGATGGTGGTGATGACACTGTTTCAGAGCCTCTGATTGCCAGTGTGCAGTTACATGCACAGGTTCCAAGTGGGGTGGAAAGGGATGGGGAGGTTGAAAAGAGTGAGTTTTGGAAGCAGCCAGATGGGTTGGGATATAAGCCTTGTTTGGGTTTCAGCAGGGAGTATAGGAGTCAGAGTCAGGGGGTTGTGAAGAACAGGAGGAGGTACCTCATGGTGGTGGTTTCTGGAGGGATGAATCAGCAGAGGAATCAGATTGTTGATGCTGTTGTCATTGCTAGGATTCTTGGGGCTGCTTTGGTTGTTCCCATATTGCAAGTTAATGTCATTTGGGAAGATGAAag TGAATTTGCTGATATATTTGATTTGGAGCACTTCAAGAGTGTTCTTGCCAATGATGTGAGAGTGGTTTCATCTTTGCCATCAACACATCTAATGACAAGGCCAGTGGAGGGGAGCCCTCCTCCTCATGCCACTCCCAGTTGGATTCGGTCGCACTATCTCAGAAGA TTCAACAGAGAAGGTGTCTTGCTTTTACGTGGATTGGATTCAAGGCTGACAAAGGATCTTCCTCCTGATCTTCAGAAGCTTCGATGCAAG GTTGCTTTTCATGGTTTGAGATTTGCAAAACCTGTTCGGGAACTTGGTGACAACATTGCTGAGAGAATGAAAAGCAAGGGACCTTACCTTGCTCTTCATCTGCGGATGGAAAAGGATGTGTGGGTAAGAACTGGTTGTCTACCTGGTTTGAGTCCTGAGTATGATGAGATTGTAAACAATGAGAGGATACATAGACCTGAGCTCTTAACAGCGAAATCAAACATGACATACCATGAAAGGAAGCTGGCTGGTCTCTGCCCCTTAAATGCTGTGGAGGTTACCAG GCTGCTTAAAGCTCTAGGAGCTCCAAAAAGTGCTAGAATTTACTGGGCTGGAGGACAACCACTAGGTGGGAAAGAGGCCTTGGAACCACTGATCAATGAGTTTCCATATCTCTACAGTAAGGAAGATCTTGCTTTACCTGGAGAACTAGAACCATTTGCAAATAAAGCTTCCCTAATGGCTGCCATAGATTACATAGTCTCTGAGAAGAGTGATGTTTTCATGCCATCTCATGGAGGAAATATGGGCCATGCAATTCAG GGTCACCGGGCTTATGCAGGTCACAAGAAATACATAACACCAAACAAAAGACAAATGCTGCCCTATTTTCTGAACTCAACCCTCCCTGAAGAAGAGTTCAATAGCATTATCAAGGAATTGCATCAGGACTCATTAGGCCAGCCAGAACTCAGGACTAGCAAGGTTGCAAGAGATGTCACAAAGTATCCTGTTCCTGACTGCATGTGCAATGACTCATAA
- the LOC137810463 gene encoding G-type lectin S-receptor-like serine/threonine-protein kinase LECRK3 has translation MASLTFLHSYFLLLIILLLLSSLFSATSSNCGDSSMHLNFSLKSNDSVPWNSPSGHFAFGFQTVLYDNNEFMSVLAVWFAKDPNETMVWYAKPRNKFHLFPYGSTMNLTDKGIVVYDPKGHEVLWHRPENNTVSLVSCASVLDDGSFVLVDESGKKVWESFEEPTDTILPGQNLSRPRAFRARQSETSFDDGSFQLSWQMDGNLVLYFLPKSSTDDDDEIQEAYWSPGTHNTGSQLFFDESGHMYIKNDTGSVIITYGGSDEFFYMARIDPDGVFRLYRHPKGDHTAVANSCSSRWWSVEEKHPEDICLSFMKQTGNVICGFNSYCVTIEDKTNCECPDHYSPFEHDKLTGCRPDFPLPSCNKEGWEQNKDLVDFREYRNLDWPLSDYDRLLGIGMNKDTCRQKCLEDCFCAVAIYGEESDGGSCWKKKYPLSNGRMHHNVTRIALMKVPKTDLNNGGKEQNTLVLVVSILLGSSVLINVFLLVALFAAFFIFYHKRLLNGPNLSVGTVSHFTYKELEEATTGFKQMLGRGAFGTVYKGVLASNTSRYVAVKRLDKVVQEGEKEFKTEVSVIGQTHHRNLVRLFGYCDEGEHRLLVYEYMSNGSLAGFLFGISRPHWNQRVQISLGIARGLTYLHEECSTQIIHCDIKPQNILLDDLFTPRIADFGLAKLLLAEQTKVARTGLRGTIGYFAPEWFRKASITTKVDVYSFGVVLLEILCCKSSVAFALESEEEALIDWAYHCYSHGKVAKLVENDEEAKSDIKRVENHVMVAIWCIQEDPSLRPSMKKITQMLEGVTTVSVPPCPSFFTSSPF, from the exons ATGGCTTCTTTAACTTTTCTTCATTCCTATTTTCTTCTGCtaattattcttcttcttctctcatCTTTGTTCAGTGCTACATCTTCAAACTGTGGTGATTCTAGCATGCACTTAAACTTCTCTCTAAAAAGCAATGATTCAGTTCCATGGAATTCACCTTCTGGCCATTTCGCCTTTGGTTTTCAAACAGTTCTATACGACAACAATGAGTTCATGTCTGTGCTTGCAGTTTGGTTTGCCAAGGACCCGAATGAAACCATGGTGTGGTATGCAaaaccaagaaacaaatttcATCTTTTTCCATATGGGTCAACAATGAATCTCACAGACAAAGGAATTGTGGTGTATGATCCAAAGGGTCATGAAGTGTTGTGGCACCGTCCAGAAAACAACACTGTTTCTTTGGTATCGTGTGCTTCTGTGCTAGACGATGGAAgttttgtgcttgtggatgagAGTGGGAAGAAGGTTTGGGAGAGCTTTGAGGAGCCAACAGATACTATTTTGCCTGGTCAGAATTTGTCTAGGCCTAGAGCATTCAGAGCACGCCAATCTGAGACGAGTTTTGATGATGGGAGTTTTCAACTCAGTTGGCAGATGGATGGCAATTTGGTTCTTTACTTTCTTCCAAAATCAAGCacagatgatgatgatgaaataCAAGAGGCTTACTGGTCCCCTGGAACTCACAATACTGGATCACAGCTTTTCTTCGATGAGTCTGGACACATGTACATAAAGAATGACACAGGCTCAGTGATCATCACATATGGTGGATCTGATGAGTTCTTTTACATGGCTAGAATTGACCCTGATGGGGTTTTCAGACTCTATCGGCACCCAAAAG GTGATCACACAGCTGTTGCTAATAGCTGCAGTTCGAGGTGGTGGAGTGTGGAGGAAAAGCATCCAGAAGATATTTGCCTTTCCTTCATGAAGCAAACTGGGAATGTTATCTGCGGTTTTAACAGCTACTGTGTTACCATCGAGGACAAGACTAATTGTGAGTGCCCAGATCATTATTCTCCTTTCGAACATGACAAACTCACAGGTTGTAGACCAGATTTTCCACTGCCTAGTTGCAACAAAGAAGGGTGGGAGCAGAATAAGGATCTTGTAGATTTCAGAGAGTATAGGAATTTGGATTGGCCTCTCTCAGATTATGACAGGTTGCTTGGAATAGGAATGAACAAGGATACATGTAGACAAAAGTGCCTTGAAGATTGCTTTTGTGCTGTGGCCATATATGGTGAGGAAAGCGATGGGGGAAGCTGTTGGAAGAAGAAGTATCCTTTGAGCAATGGAAGAATGCACCATAATGTGACTAGAATAGCTCTTATGAAGGTGCctaaaacagatttaaacaaTGGTGGAAAAGAACAGAATACACTTGTGCTTGTTGTATCAATACTCCTTGGAAGTTCAGTGTTGATTAATGTTTTTCTACTTGTTGCTTTGTTTGCtgcttttttcattttctaccACAAGAGGCTTTTGAATGGTCCAAACTTGTCAGTTGGAACAGTGAGCCACTTCACATACAAGGAGCTTGAAGAAGCAACCACAGGGTTCAAACAAATGTTGGGTCGAGGTGCTTTTGGAACAGTTTACAAAGGGGTGTTGGCATCAAACACAAGCAGGTATGTTGCTGTGAAGAGGCTAGACAAGGTTGTGCAAGAAGGTGAGAAAGAGTTCAAAACAGAAGTGAGTGTGATTGGACAAACCCACCATAGAAACTTGGTTCGCCTGTTTGGTTATTGTGATGAAGGGGAGCATCGTCTACTGGTGTATGAGTACATGAGCAATGGTTCATTGGCTGGTTTTCTCTTTGGGATCTCAAGGCCTCATTGGAACCAAAGAGTGCAAATTTCTTTGGGGATTGCAAGAGGGCTCACATATTTGCATGAAGAGTGCAGCACTCAGATAATTCATTGTGACATAAAGCCTCAAAACATACTCCTAGACGACTTGTTCACTCCTAGGATTGCTGATTTTGGGTTGGCAAAGTTGTTGTTGGCTGAGCAAACCAAAGTTGCTAGAACTGGTTTGAGAGGGACAATTGGTTACTTTGCACCTGAATGGTTTAGAAAAGCTTCAATCACAACCAAAGTAGATGTTTACAGCTTTGGAGTGGTGCTGTTGGAGATCTTGTGTTGCAAGTCAAGTGTTGCCTTTGCActtgaaagtgaagaagaggcACTCATAGATTGGGCTTATCATTGTTATAGCCATGGAAAGGTGGCTAAATTGGTGGAAAATGATGAGGAAGCAAAGAGTGATATAAAGAGGGTGGAGAATCATGTGATGGTAGCAATTTGGTGCATTCAAGAGGATCCCTCACTCAGACCCTCCATGAAAAAGATTACACAAATGCTTGAGGGTGTTACAACAGTTTCTGTGCCACCTTGCCCTTCTTTCTTCACTTCATCACCCTTCTAA